The genomic window CaagcaaaaacaaagaaCACGTGTTGAGATAAAGATACGGTGCTTCCACCTCCCCCACGACTGCCTTTCTCGTTCTATCTATGAGGCTACAGGGCTTGTGCGGGATGGCGTTTGTGCGCGCGGAGTAGGGTCACGTGTGCGTCAGTGAGGGTATGCGTAGATGTTGAGTACCTTCCGCAGTGGTAGACCAAGGCGCTCACAATGGATGACGCAAACAATAAAGACATACAGCACGACAGTATCACGGCAGACAAGTAGAAAGCGACCCAGAGAAGTGTCGgtggagaaaaaaaaggcagaaGGGTGGGGACTGTGAAACGCTTCTCCTCAACAGCCGACAGATGCACGAAGCCTACCCTTAATACAGCGCAGTTGCACTGATAGAGCATACGACGAATGCTAAAAGGGCCCGGCACACAgactgcctccctcccctctagAAATCGCACAGAGGCCAAGCACTGCCTTAGCGCATCGGTAGGCATATTACCTTGATATGAGAACCGGTGTAAAGTGCGTCGgttctcttccctcacctcccccaTTCGTGCGGGAGGTATCGGTCCCCTACAGCATACCATCCCATCTTTGTTTGttagggggtggggggtgccGATGTTTTAGCCTCAATGTGCGATAGTGGGCGAAACACACCGCTGACAACGTtagcgaaaagagggagagagagagaacgagcgaTACAGGGCGGTGGCCCCCGTACACACAATACGAGCGGCACGCACGTGGAAACGGCCACTCGATACGAGCCGCTCATCTGGCGTATGTGTAGGGGCTACAGGCGAGACCAACAAACCACTCTAGCGACACCCCTAGCAAACGCTGAGGCCAGAATAGTATTGAAAAGCGGTGATGCAATGAAGAAATCGCGCGCAGACCTGCTACACCCAAGACCACCGACAAGGAGCAGCTCGGCTGGGGAGTGGAACCTGAACCATCCCACTCTCAGCAAAGCTATTCACACCCCGTCACTCACACCCTTTGCCGCCCGCCTCTACTACAGACCTTTCATATCAAACTTCATCGGTGGGGCCATCTTGGGCATCGGCGAATCCCGTTCATTTACCTGCTTGCGCAGTTTGTCGacgctgcgcttcttctccttgtcCTCCATCCCCTCATCCTCGATGCGCTTCTCCCGACCGAGCAGATCCTtttccaccactgccgcctccgTTGTGATCATCATGCCTGCCACAGAGCATGCATTCACGACGGCAGACTTCACTACCTTCATGGGATCGATGATCCCCGCCTCGAACATATTCACATACTCGCCGGTCTGAGCGTTGTAGCCGAAAGTTGGGTCCTTGCGAGCGAGTACCTTTCCTGCCACAACACTACCCTCTACACCCGCGTTGTTCGCTATGTACCGTGCTGGCAGCCCGATTGCCTTCTTCACAATATTCACACCAGTGCGGATGTCAGGTGGAAGCCGTCGGTCCTTTGAGATCGTCTCGAGGCGCAGGGAGGCCATCAGCAACCCTGTACCACCGCCTGCAACAATGCCCTCTGACACAGCCGCACGCGTGGCGTTCAGCGCGTCAATGATGCGGTCCTTTTTTTCACTTATCTCCACCTCCGAGGCGCCGCCGACCTTGATCACAGCAACGCCACCAGAGAGCTTCGCGAGGCGCTCGACAAGGCGCTCGCGATTGTACTCGTGGTCTTCAGCGGAGATCATGTCCTTAATCATTTGCACCCGCTCCTCGAGCGCaatggcgctgccgccgccctccaTCAAGATGCACTCGTCGCGAGAAACGGTCACCTTTCGGCACGTGCCAAGGAAGCGCTCGGAGAAATCGCTCTGGTCCAGTGAGAGCCCTAGGTCTTCCGAGATCATCTGCGACCCAGTGAATACGGCGATGTCCTGCAGCTGATTGATGCGCATGTCGCCAAAGCCTGGCGCCTTGACCGCGCACCCGTGGATGCGGCCCTGAATTTTGTTGTACAGAAACGTGTGcatcgcctccccctccacgtCCTCCGCAATCACCAAAAGTGGGCGCTTCTGCTGAATCGCGTAGTTCAGCGCCGGTAAGATGTGCGCCACACTCGTGAGCCTGCGGTTCGCCACGTAGACAAGGGCATTTTCCAGCTCGCACCTTTGCGCCTTTGTGTTCGTCACAAAGTACGGCGACGTGTACCCCCGCTCAAACGACATGCCCTCCACCAGCTCGAGCTCCGTGTTGAGCGAGCGGCCCTCCTGCGTGGTAATCACGCCATCCTTGCCGACCTGTTGCATCGCATCGCCAATCAGGCTGCCGATCTCTTGGTCCATGTTTGCCGAGATCATCGCCACCTGGGTGATCTCAGATTTAGAGGTGACAGGGCGAGACTGCTCGGCCAGCGATATGAGCACCTCCCGACAGGCGAGGTCGATGCCTCTCTTCAGGTCCATTGGGTTCGTGCCAGTCGCAACACTGCGGAAGCCCTCTTTGAAGATCGCCCCGGACAGGACGGTGGCGGTTGTCGTACCGTCACCGGCGTTGTCGTTCGTCAGTCCGGCCACCTGACGGACCAGGTTCGCCCCAAGGTTCTCGAAGCTGTCCTCGAACTCGATACTCTTGGCCACCGTGACACCATCCTTGGTTATTTTGGGGCTTGCGTACGGCATCTCGAGAATCACGTTGCGGCCCTTGGGGCCGAGCGTGACGCCGACGGCCTTCACAAGGTTCTCAACGCCGGCAAGGAGAGCGTTACGGGCCTCCATGCCATAGCGGATGTCCTTCGGCGTTGAGCCGTACTTGACACAGCGAAGCGCCGTACGGGTAAGCATCTCACAAGGAAATAGAAAGTGGTGTCTAGGGTGCTCGAGCTTGAGTTTTTTTATGCGTGACTACagcgaagagaggcacaAGGCAGCGCGACACTTCTCCAGACGGTCCACCACCAGTGTGAATGTACACACGTGCGCTGCGTCAGGCGTGATTGCCGGATAGAAGAGACTTCCTC from Leishmania panamensis strain MHOM/PA/94/PSC-1 chromosome 32 sequence includes these protein-coding regions:
- a CDS encoding chaperonin HSP60, mitochondrial precursor, putative (TriTrypDB/GeneDB-style sysID: LpmP.32.1940) gives rise to the protein MLTRTALRCVKYGSTPKDIRYGMEARNALLAGVENLVKAVGVTLGPKGRNVILEMPYASPKITKDGVTVAKSIEFEDSFENLGANLVRQVAGLTNDNAGDGTTTATVLSGAIFKEGFRSVATGTNPMDLKRGIDLACREVLISLAEQSRPVTSKSEITQVAMISANMDQEIGSLIGDAMQQVGKDGVITTQEGRSLNTELELVEGMSFERGYTSPYFVTNTKAQRCELENALVYVANRRLTSVAHILPALNYAIQQKRPLLVIAEDVEGEAMHTFLYNKIQGRIHGCAVKAPGFGDMRINQLQDIAVFTGSQMISEDLGLSLDQSDFSERFLGTCRKVTVSRDECILMEGGGSAIALEERVQMIKDMISAEDHEYNRERLVERLAKLSGGVAVIKVGGASEVEISEKKDRIIDALNATRAAVSEGIVAGGGTGLLMASLRLETISKDRRLPPDIRTGVNIVKKAIGLPARYIANNAGVEGSVVAGKVLARKDPTFGYNAQTGEYVNMFEAGIIDPMKVVKSAVVNACSVAGMMITTEAAVVEKDLLGREKRIEDEGMEDKEKKRSVDKLRKQVNERDSPMPKMAPPMKFDMKGL